In Chlamydia serpentis, the following are encoded in one genomic region:
- a CDS encoding HD family phosphohydrolase, which translates to MKQLRHESYTHTLHKLSHHWMRYFLYIFVSFAFIFAVFTFAWLKVLYIPQYKEGDISRVSLIAPIDFSLSWSVDKFYKHNAEVPEAFGKVYHFRHSSTMLLNQEFKIEDDMKYWLEKASEFLLSTNFVDSSTDRCLKDLSICSPLLEDAKKILEINIGSNIDSVLPKCFTYVKSFLNQESCPLPCLDWVMRILTASKFEMVIDKEMSGYLKGELLGTHCIEKITKGTPILEKYQKVQNRDVKILKQLRIQLLSSRILFSCRSLWGAIFVVCLTLFWGYGALKALSPEILESLHRFMLYIAILTLSLLWCRATEIFCVNWFPYLSSPLILPFTAVLLGYFLGLPIAGFSCMFLALLYTLGSDLWNNNWFLSINLLCSWRILATLNRKSHLSSVFWACMKLGGIVMGSLFLFRIFTNTISKEALYLDGIESFIYSLVTTISVVAVIPVFEAAFGASTNFSLLTYLSPDHPLLNRLFKEAPGTYQHSVLVGSLAEAAAQAISADSLFCLVAAHYHDIGKLINPGFFTENQIILKQSRNSLSPLECAKMIMRHIPEGVNLVRQAGLPESFVRVIEEHHGTSVIRSAYYSHMIENPGTAAFDEELFRYSGKKPSTKETTIIMIADSFEAASRSLKNTSLSDLRRLIDQIIHGKMQDGQFSCSPVTLDELALISESMIKTLYGALHSRMKYPEISYKSSTDSFTQQLIEGI; encoded by the coding sequence ATGAAGCAACTTAGACATGAATCCTATACCCATACATTACATAAGCTAAGTCATCATTGGATGCGATATTTCCTATATATTTTTGTTTCGTTTGCATTCATATTTGCAGTCTTTACTTTCGCATGGTTAAAGGTTCTTTATATCCCTCAGTATAAAGAAGGTGATATTTCTCGCGTTTCACTAATAGCCCCTATAGATTTTTCTTTAAGTTGGAGTGTTGATAAGTTCTACAAACATAATGCAGAAGTCCCGGAAGCTTTTGGGAAAGTTTATCATTTTAGACACTCTTCTACCATGCTTCTTAATCAGGAATTTAAAATAGAAGATGATATGAAGTATTGGCTTGAAAAAGCCTCTGAATTTTTATTGTCTACCAACTTTGTAGATAGCTCAACAGACAGATGCCTTAAAGACTTATCCATATGTTCCCCTTTACTTGAAGATGCCAAGAAAATCTTAGAAATAAATATCGGCTCGAATATAGACAGTGTTCTTCCTAAGTGTTTTACTTATGTAAAATCCTTCCTAAATCAAGAAAGTTGTCCGTTACCTTGTCTTGATTGGGTAATGCGTATCCTCACTGCTTCCAAATTCGAAATGGTCATTGATAAGGAAATGTCAGGATATTTAAAAGGAGAACTTCTTGGAACCCATTGTATTGAGAAAATTACTAAGGGAACACCTATACTAGAAAAATATCAAAAAGTACAAAATCGAGATGTTAAAATCTTGAAACAACTGCGGATACAGTTGCTTTCATCACGAATATTGTTTTCTTGCCGATCATTATGGGGTGCTATTTTTGTAGTTTGTTTGACGCTTTTTTGGGGTTATGGTGCTCTAAAAGCTTTGTCTCCAGAGATTTTAGAATCATTGCATCGCTTTATGCTCTATATTGCTATTTTAACACTTTCCTTACTCTGGTGCAGAGCAACAGAAATATTCTGTGTTAACTGGTTTCCTTACTTGTCTTCACCGCTAATTTTGCCATTCACTGCTGTGCTTTTGGGATATTTCCTAGGTTTGCCCATCGCAGGGTTCTCCTGTATGTTTCTCGCTCTTCTTTATACTTTAGGATCCGATCTTTGGAACAACAATTGGTTTTTATCTATTAATCTGCTTTGTTCTTGGAGAATCTTAGCAACCCTAAATCGAAAAAGTCATCTTTCTTCAGTATTCTGGGCATGTATGAAGCTCGGAGGCATTGTTATGGGTAGTTTATTTCTATTTCGGATATTTACCAATACAATATCTAAAGAAGCACTGTATCTTGATGGAATCGAAAGTTTTATTTATAGCTTGGTTACAACAATCAGTGTTGTTGCTGTGATTCCTGTCTTTGAAGCTGCTTTCGGAGCTTCTACGAACTTCTCTTTGCTTACTTATCTATCTCCTGACCATCCTTTACTAAATCGTCTTTTTAAAGAAGCCCCAGGTACTTATCAGCACTCGGTACTGGTAGGGAGCTTAGCAGAGGCTGCTGCTCAAGCTATAAGCGCAGATAGCTTGTTTTGCCTCGTCGCAGCTCATTACCATGATATTGGAAAGCTGATCAATCCAGGTTTTTTTACTGAAAATCAAATAATTTTGAAGCAATCTCGAAACTCTCTATCACCATTAGAATGTGCTAAAATGATTATGCGCCATATCCCTGAAGGAGTGAATCTTGTAAGGCAGGCAGGACTTCCCGAGTCTTTTGTGAGGGTTATTGAAGAGCACCATGGTACGTCTGTAATACGGTCTGCATACTACAGTCATATGATAGAAAATCCAGGGACAGCAGCTTTTGATGAGGAACTGTTTCGATATTCTGGGAAAAAACCTTCCACTAAAGAAACTACAATTATTATGATAGCAGATTCTTTTGAAGCTGCCTCGCGATCTTTGAAAAATACTAGCCTTTCGGATCTTCGAAGACTTATTGATCAAATTATTCATGGGAAGATGCAAGACGGTCAGTTTTCTTGCTCTCCCGTTACTTTAGATGAGCTCGCACTGATTAGTGAGAGTATGATAAAAACTCTTTATGGAGCTCTGCATTCTCGTATGAAATATCCTGAGATATCTTATAAATCTTCTACAGATTCTTTTACACAACAACTGATAGAAGGAATCTAA